Proteins encoded by one window of Pseudomonas sp. PSKL.D1:
- a CDS encoding YqaE/Pmp3 family membrane protein: MDFIRIIIAIILPPLGVFLQVGFGGAFWLNILLTLLGYIPGIVHAVYIIAKR; this comes from the coding sequence ATGGACTTCATTCGTATCATCATCGCAATCATTCTGCCGCCGCTGGGCGTGTTTCTGCAGGTGGGGTTTGGCGGGGCGTTCTGGCTGAACATTTTGCTCACGTTGCTGGGGTACATTCCGGGGATTGTGCATGCGGTGTACATCATCGCCAAAAGGTAA